tttcccccacctcgcgcacactagaaattctcgagggaacccgtccccgatctggcatcacaatTTGGTCCCGCGACCCacaattctggcatcactggcgaCGTGTGTCACTAATGCACACAACATGTGTAGCGTCATACTCGTCTCTTTAGCGTCAAGCGATATCCCTGACGATGCGGGCGGGAATGGGAAAACCTCGGAGGGCTCGCGAGCCCTGGCTTGGACAACGCTGGCCTATACTAGCGTTGACTTGACAATGTTAGATTTTGATTGTTTTAACTTTATGCAGTGGGCAGTTGAAAACACTCATTTACTgatataagaatttctattttttgctACAGATTAAGGCATGCCTTAATGACTTATGGTGACAAATTTACTTCAAAGGAAGTCGACGAGGCATACGACAATATGTATATTGACGACAAAGGTTTCATTGATACACAAAGTCTTATTGCAATGCTGACTGGTGGTGAAGCAGAAGACGAGGAATAATTTTAAGTAATCTTTAACATGAAAAAATTTCTGTTAAACCTCTGTTCATTGAAAACGAAGTCTCGTATTAGCATCAGGCTCGCCTGGTCTGCTTCCAGAAGACGAAAAACAGCGGAAAAGCAACCATAATCATTCCCTTTTCTTTGTTCTTCAGTGGTAGAAGTTGTTTTTATTCTAAGGGAAATGTCTTCAGTAATAGAAGTCCGTTAGTGAACATCAAGAAGTCTAAGAATATATTCTTGGGGGTAAAACAGCGTACCTGTCGATAAACGAGGCTTCGAATGTCCATATTATTGTTCATATAATAAAAGTACTTTAAAACTTCACGATAATAACTCCAATTTTAACCCATCATGAACATTATCGGTGATGCAAAATAAAATGcatttttataaaatgttaCTCTATTTGTGGGCAATTATTAAtagaaaaatttagataaacttttagaaaaagaaaattttataaattgcagaaaataataaACGAGAAGTTTTAGAGAGTTCTTAGGGAATTAATAATATGTGGAAGACAAAACCTATACATTTGTTCTATAAATACAGACTAGGTAATGCATCATTGTGTTTCATATATTTAGAAGCAGGTCAAGAAGTCCTAACGTATTATGGAATAAAAAGCATTCATTAGCATTATATGTTACAAGAAATATAATCAACTATCTTATTAGGCATGAAACTTTACATTTCTTGTTAAGTTTGAAGTGTTACAGACAaggtattacaaatttcaaaatttctttgttaTACCAATTTTCAAGGTATAATCGATATAAATATAGGAAGGAatacaaatatgtataaaaacTATATTCTGTAAGTATATGAACGagaattaattttgaataaaCTTTTAACATTGACATATCATCAAATTTTATGCAGGTATAATTGGGTAAACTGtgctacttacatatgtgtTATGGTTTATCTACTAAACTGTACAAATTGCagaagaataaaatttgttttagataataacaaattaatataTCATGAAGTATTTGTAAGGTAGTGATGAGCTTGTTAATGTTTTACTTGATTAAATGGGTAGTCCAGTAAGCGAAAAACATCTAAGGTGGTCGTAAAGGCAGTAGGTTGTGAAGATAGTAGCATACTCAGGCGTTGCGTGTCAAGTGCTCAGAGGCACATTCAAAATATGTTTTAGATACTATACTTAACACTAAATTAGTTGTTTCTTCAAGACCATTGTAAGGTAAACCTCACACTTTACGTTTAATAGGAATTCATTCCATGTACTAAAAAAAACTAGATGCATTGTTGATTGATCAAACACAGTGGACTACTTAAAGTTCTCCCCTCAAACGAAGCGATACCGTTTAGAGTGTTATGCCTGGTCATAGTGCACTACCCTTTTCCCATGTTCATTTGGTTCatagtatgtatgtatgtatttacGATTCAGCGGAATCGCTTTCATTACGACATTTTTACAAGTCCGTCATTGGCGACTTTGCAAAACCGTCCGTAAGTAAGTTAACAATTCGACGGATTCATTAACGGTTATTTACTGTCTTGGCTTACACGGGACCTTGCAGTGAACAAAAATACGTGGTCCTCGATAATATACCGGCCCCCTCGATCGGTCacagttaatatattaaaatgcaaCTGAATTTTGATTGTAAGTCTGTCGGGATTTGTGTACGATAACTTTGTAAGATAACTTAAATTTAGTCTATTTATAATGAAGTACATAACAAAATATACAACGGGTTTCCCTTTGACTACACAACTATattccattccatataagagtagacctacgcccccaccgatttgcaaccgatctgcgcagctcccactactgCATGGAAAAAGGTATGCACCGTTGGGAACCTTTTTCCGTGTGCCtggcacgcgattggtcgtagcgctttctCTGACGGTTTgctaccaatcaacagcctcctcagagtcatcgttgcgcggaacgagtATACTCTTAAGTGGAATTCAGTATACTAGTGTTAATGGCTTACGTATATGGATTCCTCCTTTCTTCTAATGATGTTATGCTATGACACGATATTAACATTTTAAAGTTAATGTTGTACCGATTTATTTTAAATGGGTATACGGTATAGTAATACATAGACCAGGCCTGctctttagggtgcaaatacctcctcaagttctgtGACCCGGGCAACAGTAGATcgcggaactgttacgttgctaaccacagcataggctgcgggagaactgcaaggTTTTGTGTGCGTCCAtaccatggacataggaatatagggccggaggaatagttgcgggggGTGATATTCTTGCGGGAAgggcgacgaggtaacatacgccttctttcttTTGGCTGCTGCTTCGTAGAAGCGCAGTGATGTGTAATGatgaacgtttgtcgcgtcgcaagcagggatagtggcagccatatttgaagcgtttcttGTAGTATGGTACACAGTGCGTATTCgcctcatatattttaataattatagatgcatatttctcttcaattttcattatttttacaatttattttcgtgaataatcatttcgttagtatatacttacaattagatgtctgtatgtactaatctgtagcaaacactttttcataattagcggtacagagcatgcgtagaatgcaacTAATCAAATCCAGGCAAATGTAGGTCCCCCCCTCCCTCAAATATATATCTCTCCCCTTGCCTAaagtcgcaactattcctccgtccaGTGTTCACGGAAAATACCCTACCGGAGTTCGGACTCCGATCGTAGGGAGAGGGAACGCATGAGATCAGTAAATAATATTGACAAGTATATAAATAACACAGTCAGGATGACAGAAATCGCAATGAATTTAAAAGTAGTGCGCGATAAAATTCTTACTGCTTCGGCTAGAAGATCGTTGGTATGTTATTAATACTTTCTAACTTAACATGATAATGATTCATTTCTAAACTCTTATTATGTATTATCACATATGCAAGTCTGATATAACCATATATTTTAAGTCTTATATAACGATATTAGAGcattgaactatagaatatctggaatgtGAACTGTGAGTAGTAGAAGCCAGGCTGCCCTGTTGAAAAAAGGTAGTTACATTAAGGGTGATTCTGTTTCACTCTTACACATGTGTCTATATCTGTCTATACCCAACTTTATTACAGGATATAATATATTTACCACAGAATAGTAGTATAATAAAGAATAGTCACCCACCCATTGCAACTATATCTCTCGGTCAGGCCCGTCTAGGGTTTTACGTACTATGTTCGCATTGTAGATATTCTATTATAGTTCAATGGATATGTGattatacataatatatgtCGGAACTGTTCTGAAAGAATGCTCAATTCCAAGCTTCTGTGATAAGTGCTATATGGTTCATCACAGTCCTTTTACCAGAAGGCAGCTTTGCCTTCCCAGTCCTTGGCCTGATTCTTTACACATTCACTGCCAATCCATAGGAAGACACTTCAATACATACGGCATgtattttttcaatcatttttgtATAATTAAGAAACCCTCAATAaccatattaaataaaaaacaaatataagtAATACCTGCACTAAACCTTTCTCTAAAGTATCAGAGTCAGAGTAACAGAGTCCTTAGTCTTTAGCAATAGAGTGTCAGGCTACTTGCCATCTCTAAACACTCTCCCTTCATTCAAACCATCAATCCTATACCATCCGATAACTGAGAGACCCAATGTTGTCATCAGTCATCGTCTGCTGCCACAACTGTTTAGTCTCATGCACCGCTCTTCTAAGCCACACAGCCGAAGTCCCAGTTATAAAACCCTCAATGGTAGAACAGCATGAAGCTATCTGCCCTCAATTCCATTCAAACCACTTTGATGCTAACATATATTTGcatgttatatttataaaaacatcacaacatattcaaaacagtaatgggagcattattaacctttttttacaggaatataaatattttgaacCACGTCTAGTTGCTGTAAGTAAATTACAACCTTCTGCATCAGTTATAGATGCATATGAAGCAGGCCAAAGACAGTTTGGTGAGAATTATGTAAATGAGCTAATAGAAAAGGGAAACCATCCAAGCATTTTGGAGAAATGTGAAGAGATACAATGGCACTTTATTGGTCACTTACAACGAAATAAGGTGAACAAGATATTAAGTGTGCCAAACTTATATGTTATAGAAACAGTAGACAATGAAAAACTCTCATCTGCATTGAATACATCCTGGCCTAAATTTAGAAAATGTgatgatttaaaattaaaagtaatggTACAAGTCAATACTAGTGAAGAGAAAGGTACTAAATAACATATTAGCACAATGATAACTtagttttcataatttttaaagacattgcattaagaaattcttaaaaaaaaataatatattttcagaaaagAATGGTTGTGAAGTTACACAAGTTTCTTCCCTTGTAAAACATATTATTGATAATTGTAAAAACTTGGAATTTATGGGACTTATGACAATAGGCATGTCCGGATATGATGTGACCAAAGAacaaaatcctgattttttgtgTTTAAAGAAATGTAGAGAAAATGTTTCCAAAGAATTACAAATTGATTTGACAACTATAGAACTATCCATGGGAATGTCAAACGATTATGAGCATgcggtaattattattaaaactatattaaaatatattcagACATACAAAATATGACACAGAAATGCAATAAACTTTATGTAGGTGGAGTTAGGCAGCACAAACATCAGAGTGGGCAGTGCAATTTTTGGAGAAAGACCAAAAAAGATAGTTACGTGAATTTGATCTCcgcaaaattaccttttttaaaaaaaaagtgtgccaagtatacgcgcgcgcgcagacgaacgaaaaaaagtACGTGAATTTGATATACGTACTTTCTGCcactataatattataataaatttatcttGTACTTGTACATATTAAACTATTTAATGTTTTGATAGAACATTGTACATACATTCCAAATAGAAAGAGATTTTAATAAAGATGAATTaatctaaaatttatttttttgtgtagaatttcagaattgtagaattatagtgccaagcctgcttcgatacacaatcggcatttgttcagcgttttttatttttcacagcttggtttttcaatttaaaaatctgaaagaaaATCAGGACAACaataacaatcatacgtacttacagtaaaaatataattatagtgccaagcttgcttcgatacacaatcggcatttttcagcattttttggcgttttttatttttcacagcttggtttttcaatttaaaaatctgaaaaaaattcaggacaatagtaacaatcatacgtacttacagtaaaaatataattatagtgccaagcctgcttcgatacacaatcggcatttttcagcattttttggcgttttttatttttcacagctaggtttttcaatttaaaaatctgaaaaaaaatcaggacaacagtaacaatcatacgtacttacagtaaaaatataattatagtgccaagcctgcttcgatacacaatcggcatttttcagcattttttggcgttttttatttttcacagctaggtttttcaatttaaaaatctgaaaaaaaatcaggacaacagtaacaatcatacgtacttacagtaaaaatataattatagtgccaagcttgcttcgatacataatcggcatttttcagcattttttggcgttttttatttttcacagcttggtttttcaatttaaaaatctgaaaaaaattcaggacaatagtaacaatcatacgtacttacagtaaaaatataattatagtgccaagcttgcttcgatacataatcggcatttttcagcattttttggcgttttttatttttcacagcttggtttttcaatttaaaaatctgaaaaaaattcaggacaatagtaacaatcatgcgtacttacagtaaaaatataattatagtgccaagcctgcttcgatacacaagcggcatttttcagcattttttggcgttttttatttttcacagctaggtttttcaatttaaaaatctgaaaaaaattcaggacaatagtaacaatcatgcgtacttacagtaaaaatataattatagtgccaagcctgcttcgatacacaatcggcatttttcagcattttttggcgttttttatttttcacagctaggtttttcaatttaaaaatctgaaacaattctctaatatgtgccctgataacagaaatgcctctgatttttttcaaaatttttcatcccctagtatagaagaaattcggcaaaaacctgatttcctatttttgccctttactacccaccgggtggagatacgaagttgaaaattgccacaaatgtttcttttttaatatgctttcgaatgattcatcgtgagtcgaattcggttcaagggcaatttgaccatcttaaccggctataccctttagtatacctctttccacttcatgttctcctgatatattggccaaaatctgtcaaaaattttcagaatgcacaaaattgggctatgtactaggagaacatgatgtcgaaagaggtggcactaagtaacgtcttcggagagagaatcgaggatgccttcgaagctgaaattcagaatacctcttttcgcttcatgttctcctgatacctgggccaaaatctggcaaaaattttcagcatgcacaaaattgggcttcgtaacaggagaacatgatgtcgaaagaggtggcactaagtaacgtcttcggagagagaatcgaggatgccttcgaagctgaaattcagaatacctctcttcgcttcatgttctcctgatatattggccaaaatctgaggaaaattttcagaatgcacaaaattgggcttcgtaacaggataacatgatgtcgaaagaggtggcactaagtaacgtcttcggagagagaatcgaggatgccttcgaagctgaaattccgaatacctctcttcgcttcatgttctcctgatacctgggccaaaatctggcaaaaatttttagaatgcacaaaattgggcttcgtaacaggagaacatgatgtcgaaagaggtggcactaagtaacgtctttggagagagaatcgaggatgccttcgaagctgaaattcagaatacctctcttcgcttcatgttctcctgatacctgggccaaaatctggcaaaaattttcagaatgcacaaaattgggcttcgtaacaggagaacatgatgtcgaaagaggtggcactaagtaacgtcttcggagagagaatcgaggatgccttcgaagctgaaattcagaatacctcttttcgcttcatgttctcctgatacctgggccaaaatctggcaaaaattttcagcatgcacaaaattgggcttcgtaacaggagaacatgatgtcgaaagaggtggcactaagtaacgtcttcggagagagaatcgaggatgccttcgaagctgaaattcagaatacctctcttcgcttcatgttctcctgatatattggccaaaatctgaggaaaattttcagaatgcacaaaattgggcttcgtaacaggataacatgatgtcgaaagaggtggcactaagtaacgtcttcggagagagaatcgaggatgccttcgaagctgaaattcagaatacctctcttcgcttcatgttctcctgatacctgggccaaaatctggcaaaaattttcagaatgcacaaaattgggcttcgtaacaggataacatgatgtcgaaagaggtggcactaagtaacgtcttcggagagagaatcgaggatgccttcgaagctgaaattcagaatacctctcttcgcttcatgttctcctgatatattggccaaaatctgaggaaaattttcagaatgcacaaaattgggcttcgtaacaggataacatgatgtcgaaagaggtggcactaagtaacgtcttcggagagagaatcgaggatgccttcgaagctgaaattcagaatacctctcttcgcttcatgttctcctgatacctgggccaaaatctggcaaaaattttcagaatgcacaaaattgggcttcgtaacaggataacatgatgtcgaaagaggtggcactaagtaacgtcttcggagagagaatcgaggatgccttgaacgaaagtcgatagagtttgagagtagtgaatggcatatttaaagtagtgctttaatgcgaagatttttaaaaccactctgcgtggaaggatctttttaggtgttctttttagcatgtcttttatatgtgatttggaataggaaggagtaagtagtgctcgttaaataaaaaaactcttttaccacttagctccaatttattcaaataagtgaaatgcaatacaatgaaatgttacaagtgtaactgggtaattcggctgaagcagtatcttgtgcaaatttcatatcaatgaacacagtcgaaaatgcagccggtttaacgtcttttatgtaaaaattccttacctgtaaagcagaaatatacacgattaataatcgttctagttacagtatgtgagattagttacatcgcatcggcacactctaaactctaaacatgtcacacgtGTACAAGCACGCAcccgcacagcatttcaacagatttcagagtaggtagttgctgaattggccgctgctcgtgtcgccccaacgttaccgactgattctaaaataagattacagtgctacgagtggtaggaattaatattaaatcttaccagaaacatataaaatctaaaacgactaatttcaatcaacatgttgcataataaaattattccatttactaatatattttcatacgtgacaaaatgttgtaacgtttctcccattttccataatagacaagtcaaattactaaaaatatttttcttcttacaggttttaacttcggaatatttcgacggaatgatggaaaccttgatagtcatcacaagaaaatagtgactttatataccttatactttattgtaacactgtaaaggccttttatgcaaatatattgaaagaaacttgaaacaaactgtattattattcagaaataccttttacatattcctatccaaatttcaaatatctatggtatttccttaagaataccatagatttcctttgttaataagtcgatattgaagaaaattttgcaactagtgcccatggaatactattcagaaattacaagcttcgagtctttcaaaagcatcacattaaccgcgaactgtttaaaggcccatgaaaggcgtagctcttgtttgctactttaaggcgatgccttcgaagctgaaattcagaagacctctcttcgcttcatgttctcctgatacatgggccaaaatctggcaaaaatttttagaatgcacaaaattgggcttcgtaacaggataacatgatgtcgaaagaggtggcactaagtaacgtcttcggagagagaatcgaggatgccttcgaagctgaaattcagaatacctcttttcgcttcatgttctcctgatacctgggccaaaatctggcaaaaattttcagaatgcacaaaattgggcttcgtaacaggagaacatgatgtcgaaagaggtggcactaagtaacgtctttggagagagaatcgaggatgccttcgaagctgaaattcagaatacctctcttcgcttcatgttctcctgatacctgggccaaaatctggcaaaaattttcagaatgcacaaaattgggcttcgtaacaggataacatgatgtcgaaagaggtggcactaagtaacgtcttcggagagagaatcgaggatgccttcgaagctgaaatt
This portion of the Andrena cerasifolii isolate SP2316 chromosome 9, iyAndCera1_principal, whole genome shotgun sequence genome encodes:
- the LOC143373406 gene encoding pyridoxal phosphate homeostasis protein isoform X3 encodes the protein MRSVNNIDKYINNTVRMTEIAMNLKVVRDKILTASARRSLEYKYFEPRLVAVSKLQPSASVIDAYEAGQRQFGENYVNELIEKGNHPSILEKCEEIQWHFIGHLQRNKVNKILSVPNLYVIETVDNEKLSSALNTSWPKFRKCDDLKLKVMVQVNTSEEKEKNGCEVTQVSSLVKHIIDNCKNLEFMGLMTIGMSGYDVTKEQNPDFLCLKKCRENVSKELQIDLTTIELSMGMSNDYEHAVLTSEYFDGMMETLIVITRK
- the LOC143373406 gene encoding pyridoxal phosphate homeostasis protein isoform X2 — translated: MRSVNNIDKYINNTVRMTEIAMNLKVVRDKILTASARRSLEYKYFEPRLVAVSKLQPSASVIDAYEAGQRQFGENYVNELIEKGNHPSILEKCEEIQWHFIGHLQRNKVNKILSVPNLYVIETVDNEKLSSALNTSWPKFRKCDDLKLKVMVQVNTSEEKEKNGCEVTQVSSLVKHIIDNCKNLEFMGLMTIGMSGYDVTKEQNPDFLCLKKCRENVSKELQIDLTTIELSMGMSNDYEHAVELGSTNIRVGSAIFGERPKKIVT
- the LOC143373406 gene encoding pyridoxal phosphate homeostasis protein isoform X1, which translates into the protein MRSVNNIDKYINNTVRMTEIAMNLKVVRDKILTASARRSLEYKYFEPRLVAVSKLQPSASVIDAYEAGQRQFGENYVNELIEKGNHPSILEKCEEIQWHFIGHLQRNKVNKILSVPNLYVIETVDNEKLSSALNTSWPKFRKCDDLKLKVMVQVNTSEEKEKNGCEVTQVSSLVKHIIDNCKNLEFMGLMTIGMSGYDVTKEQNPDFLCLKKCRENVSKELQIDLTTIELSMGMSNDYEHAVELGSTNIRVGSAIFGERPKKIVT